In Aspergillus oryzae RIB40 DNA, chromosome 6, one genomic interval encodes:
- a CDS encoding uncharacterized protein (predicted protein): protein MTSTTTLEAERADRISRLAGLERVVAARTGGGSQSNTAVPMSHAPGYFDTSSTLKERSTVGSASATGSVGARTTWASGSDAFDADKMSEEPDDGTSSVGNLSDEGNASLVGFGEGASTISGPISHPNLNRTSSVGRPNSLGSPSIPRANPIPSSSQQSGDGGMIPVALSPTGSTTPEPVQDARMVDGMTYDPDVVDTTVRTPRLATPLGRDDPSNMQGDRGSGLL from the coding sequence ATGACTTCCACCACAACTCTGGAGGCAGAACGAGCCGACCGCATTTCGCGTCTGGCGGGGCTGGAACGGGTAGTAGCCGCTCGGACTGGTGGAGGGTCACAATCGAACACCGCAGTTCCGATGTCGCATGCCCCAGGCTATTTTGATACCAGCTCCACATTGAAGGAGAGAAGCACCGTGGGTAGCGCCAGCGCTACGGGTAGCGTGGGCGCTCGTACGACATGGGCGAGCGGTAGTGATGCGTTTGACGCCGACAAGATGAGCGAGGAGCCGGACGATGGAACTTCGAGCGTTGGTAATCTCAGCGATGAAGGCAACGCCAGCCTCGTCGGGTTTGGAGAAGGAGCTAGCACCATCAGCGGTCCAATTTCACATCCAAACCTGAACCGGACATCATCGGTAGGTCGGCCAAATTCGTTAGGTAGTCCTAGCATTCCCCGAGCCAATCCAATaccttcatcatctcaacAATCCGGCGACGGCGGAATGATACCAGTGGCATTGTCGCCAACTGGATCAACCACACCCGAACCAGTGCAGGACGCTCGAATGGTCGATGGGATGACCTATGACCCGGATGTGGTTGATACCACCGTGAGAACCCCTCGGCTTGCCACTCCCTTAGGTCGAGATGATCCTAGTAACATGCAGGGCGACAGGGGTTCGGGATTGTTGTAG